The following proteins are encoded in a genomic region of Desulfosporosinus youngiae DSM 17734:
- a CDS encoding LysM peptidoglycan-binding domain-containing protein: MKHARYIVNPGDSIFKIAKAYNVEMAEIIQLNHLKHPDRIYAGQVLLLPFPESCEPPSGPPAGPTPIQIPEPTYTYAMWLYEAYAGKDSELTAITTYLYQAVLLDRPEFDALLRPIAYDEMQHLEKLALALRHLGVDPKYGSLSNGHWVDWRSRYVNYTSDLCSLLESNMEGEARDHREYLELAQKIPIPEIQCILTEMAADEERHYHLFCQAKQQYCSEGSACPPPPCSPPPLYTPMDEPEPVIVLPGPHEGGKG, encoded by the coding sequence ATGAAGCATGCACGATATATCGTAAATCCAGGAGATTCCATTTTTAAAATTGCCAAGGCCTATAATGTGGAAATGGCCGAAATTATTCAATTAAATCATTTAAAGCATCCTGACCGGATTTATGCGGGTCAGGTTCTGCTTCTTCCCTTCCCCGAATCCTGTGAACCGCCCTCCGGACCTCCGGCCGGACCAACACCTATTCAAATTCCCGAGCCCACCTATACATATGCCATGTGGCTCTACGAGGCCTATGCGGGAAAGGATTCGGAGTTGACGGCGATTACCACATACCTTTATCAAGCGGTACTCTTGGACCGCCCGGAATTCGATGCTTTGTTGAGACCGATTGCTTATGATGAAATGCAACACCTTGAAAAATTAGCCTTGGCTTTACGTCATCTGGGAGTTGACCCCAAATACGGTTCCTTAAGCAATGGACATTGGGTGGATTGGAGGTCTCGTTATGTGAATTATACGAGCGATCTATGTTCACTTCTGGAATCGAACATGGAGGGCGAGGCCAGAGACCACCGGGAGTATCTGGAGCTGGCTCAAAAAATACCGATTCCGGAAATTCAATGCATCCTGACAGAAATGGCTGCTGATGAAGAACGGCATTACCATCTGTTCTGCCAAGCTAAGCAGCAATATTGCAGTGAAGGATCGGCTTGTCCTCCCCCGCCCTGTTCTCCGCCGCCCCTCTATACACCCATGGATGAGCCGGAACCGGTCATTGTTTTACCGGGGCCTCACGAAGGAGGAAAAGGTTAA